Genomic window (Primulina eburnea isolate SZY01 chromosome 8, ASM2296580v1, whole genome shotgun sequence):
CACTGAAGCTCTTACTTGCTTGGAGATTAGACGGACACAATGGTAAGATTGGCGCCTCAGGTGAGTATTGTGAGTGTATATGCATATAAACCTCCAGCAATACAGTGGTCGACGGAGTAGATACGGACGGAGTCGGACTGGAACAGAGACGGAGTCGGAGTGGGAAATTTGGAGCACTGGAAAAGGAGATTAGGCGATTTGGCGGAAGctttgattttcgaaaattttgtcgaTTAGGCGGAGGGGAAATggttgagatttgggattttgTCCGTCtttttactttaaaatttttttttaaaaaaattattttaaaatgcacGTGGCACTGCCTGAATGGATCCAGGCAATGCCCGTGTATGTAGGGTCGAAGAAGCCAGACAAGGAGAGGAGTTGAACTCAAGATCAGTCACTCGACTGGCCGTATATTAGGGGAGGAGTATGGGACAAAAAAGAAATCCACTTGGTTTCAGACTTGGTACAACCCAACGTAGCTCCAATCCACAGTATCAAAAGCTTTTTGGATGTCCAGCTCGACTCCCGGTAGTGAGAGTACTCCGAGCACCTAGGATTTGAGACTCTTCTGAgacggtccaatgaatctttatctgtgagatgggtcaatcataccgatattcacaataaaaagtaatactcttagcataaaaagtaatccttatcatggatgatccaaataagagatctatctcacaaaatacgacctgtgagaccctctcacacaagtttttgcctatttaaaaatatcatcataCTTTTAAAAGGTTTTTTAAAAGCAAAAAATATCATGCTTTTAAATTCAgtcaattttattaattatcttTATAGTTGAGTTTGGCCTAAAATTAATCAATTCGTggtcaattaaattaattagtcAGATTGTTGAATGTGATGGTATGTATGTACCATTGAATCTGAATTTTTGTGAAATAAGTCAAAAGAAAATTGCAACACAACTTCTCACTCTCCTTCAAGGTAGTTAGTCTTAGTTCAACTTCAATTTGCATTTCTATGCATAAACTCGTTCATAAGACAAAGAAAATCGATTGTCACTATCGATTTTTTCATCTTCGTTATcatcaattttatatatttgtttatagtTTCGATGGTTACCGGAGAGATTATAACGTACTGTCAAATCGGAGCTATCATAttgatgaaaaataaaatagatttTAACATAAGGACAAACATGTTGTAACAGTGAAAATGAGTTTTTCAAACAGTACATCTTCGatgttaaatatttaaattttaaattttcattacataaaattatttaaaatttttaattatatattttttgattttTAAACAGTACTTTAGCCGTAATCACATAAACAAACCATTAAACTCATTTcgtttctttattttatgtatttaaCATGTTTCATATTATTGTtgctgttattattattattattattattattattattattattattattattattattattattattattattatactcaatattttatatttaaaagttATATGAAAATTAAGTTTGATAGTAAAACTTTTTCGTTGAGATCTAAAATTTTCACTAATGATTTTACCTAAGTGTGCAGAAACTGGAACTgatcaggattcaaaatgatcacttatcgagccaaaactgaagctatcgagaagCAAACTGAAAGCGCCAACTGATCTcccaaactgaaccagttcaactgaaatattaaaagaccagttcaactgattgtccagctgatagacagttcagcagaagaccttcagaagcccggacAGCTAATAaagagctcaactgatgaagagtccagctgaccagttcaactgaaatagCGAAATCAGAGCAGCTGATGAGCCAATTGATTTCATCGAATCAGTTCCactgaccagttcagaacattagttaggaatcaatcaatTTGCAGAACAtgacaagcttattcaatggaatccagctgtgaTCAATGAGGAAAAGCTTTTGTCcaatcaaaggacaataatataCGTTGCAACAGTGCTTAAAGCCAAAACGTTCCAGAATGGTTGTCGGAAAGTACAGACATAGTTCGAGGAACAGATTCAAAATACAATGGATACAATAATTGAATCTCATTGTACGATCAAACTTCGCgcctataaatcaatattaGACCTTTTTAGGCAATTATAGACCCTGGCGGGAGGCGGTGGCGGGGCGGTCGGTGACTGCCTACCGCCTCGGCCGCCTAGGCGGTGCCCAGGAAGTGCCTAGGCTGTTgaattttttaagtaatttttttagataatcatgcaatataGTCACAAATAGTCAtcatttttttatgtaaaatatacaattaaataatgtttaagcaTAAAGAAGCTTtatacaatataatatcatctagaTAATGTGCAATTAATAAAGATTCATCATCATATTAATTCTATTATGCTAACAAAGTAATATAATTACTTTTACCAAAAAACTAAGTTTAAATTTCAAAGTTTAAATCGATTATCCATCATTAGAACAAGTAGTctctcaatatttttttatcctCATCGGATGCTTTAAGACATGCTTCAACTTGTCCTACAATACCCGCAATATGATGATTCATCCTATAAATTCCTCCTTTAATAAACCTCTTACAAAACTTGCATGTGATCTAATCCATTTTCTCTTTATTATACAACACCACATATTCCCAAACAATATCATTAGACTTTAGTTTAAATCCAACTCCAGTTATTTATCTTTCTCCGTCATTAATCTTCAacaataaatcaataataaaaagaaaaaaaataaattttgaaatcacaaaatctaaaatattataaaaaaattatgataaataataaatatgcaATGCCTAACCTAAATATTTTGACTGCTAGCGGCGGTCGGCGGCGACGGGCAATGGGTGGCAGACTATGTGTGGTGGTTGAGACTTGAGAGtgaaaaccaaaaataaaataaagaaattgaGGTATGCTAgggttttgatatttaaaattagttgagtttgactaggtttttaaaattgttgccTACAACTTCAAAATCTTGACTGCCCGACTTGCCCGCCTGCTCGCCGCCTCGCCCACCTGCACACCGCCTCGACCCGTCTCCACTGCTTCGACCTGCTTCCCCAACGCCATATAGCTTAGGCCGCCTAAAACACCTGCCTCATGTATAGGCGGTGTGGTCGAGGGCCGCCTACTAGGCAGCCGCCTCGACTGTCATTTAGAACACTGTTATAAATAGAAgatgaagatcagtgaagacggTAGAGCTATAAGAGTGTGTGAAGAAGAAGGGCACGCTAAAAGCCGCAttagcttacaagaagcaatcagcccagttGTGGGAGAATACTTCAAAGTGCTATCAGCTTAATATAGAAGTCATTTTCCcttagtgtgtgagaacaccttccCGATGTATtcattgttcagttctcacacacactcacacactaTCACTCACATATATCAGATAGTAGACCTTAAAACATCAGTTGactgagtcttgcacaaagatgtAAAACTTGTGTTTGTAgtttttgacacatagacgttaaacaggTGTTGGctagaaggtgctgccttcagtctaggctaggagttcagttaggcagtagagtaagtcctaagctgagtgggtttgtacaagatcttgtataaatcaaagtcttctattgtatcctacccgaggaggtagaataggtgacataggagcagttgaagtctccgaacatccataaacatatcttgtattATTTCTGTTTAACTGATTTGATTAGTTAAGTTGATATTGGTTCAGTTATGTCCATATTTGAACTGATATAAGCCAATACTGATCACATgtaattttcagttatttagttGCACAAGATATATAACCGATTagctttcttaacgaatgattatttcgagtaatTTTCTGCTTGGTTTGTAACCAAaatcgatttaatttattaatgatttcattcttagaacacgagatATTGCAGTTCATTGAGAATATTGCGTTTGAAGCACCCTCGCAGGTGCCCGAACCGATCCATCACAAGGAACAAACTACTTCACAAACGAATGTACAATAATGGATGTTGCAGCAGAGCTAAAAGAGGAATGCTTCTAGAACAGTTGTCAGAATAAAGAATCATATAATAAGGAATCACATGCAAATACAACAGACATTATTATAGAGTCTTCATGTACGGTCAGCTAAGCGACTATAAATACAAGATCaagacaattgaagaagaagcgGAACTACAACAAAATATTGGTGTGTAAAGAAAACAGATGACACACTCATTTCATATTAGTTTACTAGAAGCAGTTAGCATAGTTGTGTGAAAACACTTTCATATTGTATTGattagatcagttctcacacattAACACATAATCACTCAAATATACAGAGAGTTGAGCTTATTGTTTAGCTGagtgagtcttcacacaaagacattaaacgTTGTATTTGTAGTCTTGGCATAAGAGACATTAAATATTATACGAATTGTCAGGtgttgcctacaatcttgagtgctaggagttctagttcGGTGCAACCTTCTGGAGTGAGTTTGTACAAggtattgtataaatcaaacTCCTCTaatggatcctacccgaggtggtagaagaggTGACTCgtgagcagttgaagtctccaaatattcataaacatatcttgtgtctttaactgtttaactattgttttaaaactattttgatcagttcagctgatgtCAGTTTAGTTTTTCCTGCAACTGGATTGATACAAGCCTGAACTAATTCCCTTTATTTCAGTTTacacaaattaaaaactttaaacTATCCAgtttcttaacgaatgattatttcgagtgtcttttgttttgtataaaaatcaaactcgatttaatcaATCGTGTATTCATTTTTAAAACATAAGCCATTGCAGCTTATAgaaaatattgtgtttgaagcatcttCAAAGATGTCAAAATTGATCGTTCATCACGTTTCTTCAACAAAGTATATAGCCTAGATATCTACTTTTAACGTGAATCAAAATCACATAAAAACACGATGCCATAAATCGTAAATGAAATATTAAAGACATGATATTTCTGTcaacaaataatataaattcaacattttcaTTCCAAATGAACAAAAGACGTGTTCTAGCATTGTGGTCCAAAATCTCCGGAAGATATCCCCGAAACATCGAGGTTTCCAAGCATCCTATAAGAAATAAATGAGATTTGCAACAACTAATTATTACTCCACATAACAGAAGTATTCATGTAATCTAAATGTGTACACACAAACTTGGAAAAGTTAGTATTTAGGGATTTTACATCAGATTTTGACTGAATTCATTGAAATTGTTATGCAATCGATGTTCCTTAATATTCAGTTTGTGAGTATGAtatcaataaatttatttatgtagaCCTTACAAAACAGAATTTACTTACAATCTGCATTAGAGTACTCAATAATATGTATGAAAGAAATTACATATAATACACAAATTGAATggtatattaaatatataaagtATCATTATTTTCCAAAAACAAATGAAAGTCCTTCTCGATTTTCATTCCAAAGCACTCATTTGGTCATGACAAAAGGGATAGATAGTGTTCACATGCAATTCTAAATTTCTTTTATCGAATTTAttaaatctgaaattttgattatttttttaaacaaaaagtaAAAATGATATGTTTCCATTCATACTTGGAAAAAAAGTATGATTGGTGGTATATGTCGCTTCACCATTCTAGATATTCATTTTTGTGGATCTCTCTTCATTTTCCCTTTTCTATATAGACGCTTTCCACTAGTCCAAACAAAATTCTCAAAATGAAACTGTTGGTTGATTAAGAATTTTTCACATATGAGAAAAGAACATGAAGATTAATTTGCtgaggagtaggtctcttgtgagacggtctcacgaatctttatctgtgagacgggtcaatcctaccgatattcacaataaaaaaataacactcttagcatagaaagtaatattttttcatggatgacccaaacaagagacccgtctcacaaaatacgactcgtgaaaccgtctcacacaagtttttgcattCGCAGAGAGGTTTGGGTAaggatgtaaacgaaccaaaccgtttgtgagctattcgaagctcgattcgataaaagttcgtttgagctcgtttaatgaggctcgttaagataaacaaaccaagctcaagctttacagtattcggctcgtgaacatgttcgttggtaagttcatgagtaatcttttaggtgaaaaaataatagttttgatatttgatttattgattttgcatattatttatgaaatatatagaaaaatctattaaatttatttattataataaatttacaaatttaaataagaataatatatttttctttaaatgtataatttactttttaattaatttaatgaaaatttaaatgtataattcatatttattaagcttgtttaggctcgataaatgcttgaataagctcgtgagccatatatatattcgttaaataaaactcgagctcggctcgattataaacgaaccaagctcaaacattcgAGAGTTCagctcgactcgattacatccaCTAGGTTTGGGGATATTTTTATAGTGTTGTACTGTTCCATACAAATTATATTTAGCACTGATCAGCTCATAAATTTTGATGAACTGAAACTGTTTCATGTCATCGCAGACACACAGTTTCTTTGATACTAATGACACAAAATTCTTTCTttaatatcaatcaatattatTAAAGATTTGTTTCCTTGAACGTCACACTCCGATCCTAATTTCACAATCAGTAGGATTACGAGTCATATTGGCaacaatttttttccttttaaataTGAATAATGTAAAGAATAATTTGCATCCAAGATTgatatttcaaatattatcaCAAAtccataaattctaaatttagatGTTTCTATCTTTCATTTACCGAAAAAATGCTGAATAATTCATTTTCCTACTTTTATTTGTCTGTGTATTATTATTCGTGtgtatataattaattttacaattccATAATATTTAGTGAAATAgctcatatttaattattaaaattcatTTGCATTTCTAAGTCTTAGTAGGCTAAATGTATACAAACTAATTCACTTTCTTAtagtataataaattattaatttatctatttatcaataataaatatctttttaagtaaaataatttaaatcatgCCAAAGTTATGAACAAGAATTATGAAAAAGCCCATATGCGTAAATAGACAACGAATGAGTTCACTGTTTGTATCCGCGTGGAGCGGAACCAAATGCTTTACAGGACCTAACCATGAGCTCCTACAGaatcatataaataataaatagaaCGTCTGTCTACTTAGAAAGTCCCATTACCGATTATCCACAGCCAGTCGAGAGCGACCCCCGAGAATATGCCCCCGAGAAGAAACAACACCAGCAAATTACCCAATGCATTCTGCTCTGGTGCCTATGAATTCAAAGGTTTGTCCATGTTAcgttcataaaaataatataatgtatCAAGTTCTCCGGCATTATTTCGACTCACTTTGTATCCCTTTGGAGCAGCTGTGAGGACGCAAACAGTGAGATATCCATTTGTTAATCCAAGAAATGATACCAGAAATATCATCCATCCCTGATCTCCATACTTTGCCGTGAAGTAGAATGCAGGAATAAGTGCGAACCGTGACAGTATTGCGATCATCAGACCTTTTCGTGACTCTAGTTTAATGGATTCAATAAGAGGGATGTATCTTGCTATGAGATCCCACACATTGTACATTGCTATGAGAACAACTGCATACCTATTCGAAAGAGATTATCAAAACAAATCTCTTGTGAGCATAAACCAAAATATCAAATGAAATGAAGGAATAATAGAAGTGAAAATATATAACAGGGCGGAAACAAGTATAATAACGGAGACAAATCAATGTATGTGAATGTTAGTGTTCACTTACCACGATCCCAGTTGGTGAGTACCGGTGTTTTCATACAAGAATCCGGGAAAAATAGATAATGTGAGGACATAAATCAAATAGAGGTCGATTGCATAATCCATGTTCTGAATCAATAACTGCTTGTTACTTAGTCTCTCTTGTTTAGCATCATCCTGTAATAAGAAATGATGAGTTTTTCAGATTTAGGTATCCCGAAGGAAACGCTCGAGGAATCTTAAGTTATCTACCTTTACTTTTTCGCTGTCATTGGTTCTAATTCCGGCGGCAGCAAGATCAGCTGCAACTGTTGTAGATCCTTCTGAAGCAGCCTTTCTCCGGAAATATTTAATGATCGGCAGTTTGGCAAAGACAAAGGCGTATAGGAAAATACATAGAAACTCTAAGAAAGTTGAGATAGCAAGAAACAACACTGCAAGAATCATAACGAACAAATGTGTCGTCATTTAAAAATTAACGAATACAAAAATCTTATGCCAAATGATGCTATATGGTGGCAAATATGATCTTAATATTCAATATAGAGGATAAGAAGCTCACCCACACCCTTACGAAGACCATGACTTGTTTTATCAAACGCTGCTTTGGTAATTAGCCTCAAGCCAGAAGTTAAAGCCCCTGATGCAGCCAAACCGGCAAAGAATGACTGCAATTTCAGACAAAAATAGTGGTAAATATATTATTAACATCTGATGTTTTGAAAAAATCTGAAAATCCAAAAAAGATTTTACTTGGATGAATTCGGGGCACATGAAAGATAAATCTCCAACCATTCCACCTTGAACATGAGCATCTGCAACTCCAAATGCGGCAACAAGAAAACAAATCCCGATATAATTCCCAATGCCCCCTCTTCCTGATGTTGCTAAATCTAGCTGGTAGAACAGAAATTCAACTGTGTATGACGGTCTATCACAGCGACTTCAAGTGTTCTTGGGTAATCATATTTAAGATCAAGCAAAAAATCATTGAGTGTACAACATACAATTAAAAGTCCAAAGGTACTCAAGCAGAAAAGAATGTATCCGAAAATGTTGCGCTTCCTTGTATCGATTTTCGCC
Coding sequences:
- the LOC140838798 gene encoding equilibrative nucleotide transporter 3-like isoform X1, which encodes MSDVVQADVSSPTRLEGKTMAIVYCWFLGLGSLVSWNSMLTISDYYYALFPDYHPSRVLTLVYQPFALGTMAVLAYYEAKIDTRKRNIFGYILFCLSTFGLLILDLATSGRGGIGNYIGICFLVAAFGVADAHVQGGMVGDLSFMCPEFIQSFFAGLAASGALTSGLRLITKAAFDKTSHGLRKGVVLFLAISTFLEFLCIFLYAFVFAKLPIIKYFRRKAASEGSTTVAADLAAAGIRTNDSEKVKDDAKQERLSNKQLLIQNMDYAIDLYLIYVLTLSIFPGFLYENTGTHQLGSWYAVVLIAMYNVWDLIARYIPLIESIKLESRKGLMIAILSRFALIPAFYFTAKYGDQGWMIFLVSFLGLTNGYLTVCVLTAAPKGYKAPEQNALGNLLVLFLLGGIFSGVALDWLWIIGNGTF
- the LOC140838798 gene encoding equilibrative nucleotide transporter 3-like isoform X2, coding for MLSRPMSQVPPGLRFVMLNFLDYHPSRVLTLVYQPFALGTMAVLAYYEAKIDTRKRNIFGYILFCLSTFGLLILDLATSGRGGIGNYIGICFLVAAFGVADAHVQGGMVGDLSFMCPEFIQSFFAGLAASGALTSGLRLITKAAFDKTSHGLRKGVVLFLAISTFLEFLCIFLYAFVFAKLPIIKYFRRKAASEGSTTVAADLAAAGIRTNDSEKVKDDAKQERLSNKQLLIQNMDYAIDLYLIYVLTLSIFPGFLYENTGTHQLGSWYAVVLIAMYNVWDLIARYIPLIESIKLESRKGLMIAILSRFALIPAFYFTAKYGDQGWMIFLVSFLGLTNGYLTVCVLTAAPKGYKAPEQNALGNLLVLFLLGGIFSGVALDWLWIIGNGTF